The Syngnathus typhle isolate RoL2023-S1 ecotype Sweden linkage group LG1, RoL_Styp_1.0, whole genome shotgun sequence genome includes a window with the following:
- the si:ch211-255i20.3 gene encoding transmembrane emp24 domain-containing protein 11: MRLQWAISFLQAYLMLAVAMYFDLGEQEERCIIEEIPQDMLVTGYFLLQPWDFKSSTHSPHLGVTVTVRDPNHEVLMSKRYGIFAKFTFTAHASAQHFLCFQTNSTSFSVFAGERLKLHLDVQIGEHVMNPKADRTKDNLKTLEYGLEHLIDQMVLITKQQDYQREKEEFFRQTSEDTHSTVLWWAVVQTILLLLVGFWQMKQLKDFFIAKKLV, from the exons ATGAGGCTACAATGGGCCATCTCTTTCCTTCAGGCTTACCTGATGCTGGCGGTCGCCATGTATTTTGATCTGGGCGAGCAGGAGGAGCGATGCATCATTGAGGAGATTCCCCAGGACATGCTGGTGACAG GATATTTCCTGTTGCAGCCGTGGGACTTTAAGTCGTCCACCCACTCGCCTCACCTTGGCGTCACTGTGACGGTCAGGGACCCCAACCATGAG GTTTTGATGAGCAAGCGCTACGGAATCTTTGCAAAATTCACCTTCACGGCACACGCGTCCGCTCAGCACTTCCTCTGCTTCCAAACCAATTCTACCAGTTTCTCCGTCTTCGCTGGAGAACGTCTT AAATTACATTTGGATGTTCAGATAGGCGAGCATGTTATGAATCCGAAAGCCGACAGAACCAAAGACAACTTGAAGACACTGGAATACGGGCTGGAACATCTCATTGATCAGATGGTGCTCATCACCAAGCAGCAGGATTATCAGCGG GAAAAGGAGGAGTTCTTTCGTCAGACCAGTGAGGACACCCACAGTACAGTGCTGTGGTGGGCCGTGGTGCAGACCATCCTCCTGCTTTTGGTCGGTTTCTGGCAGATGAAGCAGCTCAAAGATTTCTTCATCGCCAAGAAGCTCGTCTAG